The nucleotide sequence TTGAAGAAAAAGGAATCGGAAGACCTTCAACCTATGCGCCTATTATTTCCGTTTTACTTGGACGTTATTATGTAACAAGATCTAATAAACAGCTTGTTCCGACTCAGCTGGGAAGAATTATCAACAATCTTTTAGTCAAAAATTTTTCCGAAATAATAGATGTAAACTTTACTGCCGGAATGGAAAACCGCTTGGACGAAGTAGCTGAAAATAAAATAGAATGGCCTAAATTGATGGAAAGTTTTTACGGTTCATTTAAAGAAAAAGTAGATACAGCCTTGGAAAATGTAGAAAGTATTAAAGGTTCATTGGATGAAGCTACGGACATAGTCTGCGAAAAATGCGGAAATAAGATGGTAAAAAAACTTGGCCGTTTCGGGGTGTTTTTGGCTTGCAGTGCCTTCCCTGAATGTAAAAATACAAAATCAATTCCTTTGGCAAAATGTCCGCGGGAAGGCTGCGGCGGAGACATAATCGCACGTAAATCTAAAAAGAGGGGAAAAGAATTTTACGGATGTACACATTTTCCCGAATGTGATTTTATTTCGCACTTTAAACCTATCAATGCCTCTTGTCCTAAATGCGGCTGGTTTATGGTAGAAAAGTATGATAAGAAAAACGGAAACTATAAGGCTTGTATTAATCCTAATTGCGATTATTTACACAGTGTAGTTGAAGGTGTAGAAGATGTGGAGGTGGACAGAAGCAATGAATGAAGTATTTGAAAGCTACCTCACATATAGTGCGGGAGTGCGGCAATTTACAAAGGCAACAATAGATTCTTATAAAAACGATTTGATTATTTTTGAAGAATGGCTAAAAGAACTTGACTTAAATGCTTTTGAGTTAAAGGCTTCGGACATCAGGATTTTTATTGCAGAACTTGCAGATAAAAAAATTGCTCCGGCTTCAATTAACAGAATGATGTCTACGCTAAGAGGTTTTTATAAATATGCTCTAAGGTTCAATTTGACAAAAATAAATCCTATATCTTCTGTAAGAAATTTAAAACTTGCTCAAAAACTTCCTGTGTTTATGTTTCCAAAACAGGCACAAGAGTTTTGTAAGCTGCCTTCAAATGCCGGTATTCTTTGGGAAATAAGGGATGCTGCCTTATTTGCTTCTCTTTATTCTACGGGTTGCCGTGTTTCGGAATTAGCCGGGCTCGATATAAAAGACTTGGATAAAACGCTTTCTTATGCCATCGTTTTCGGAAAAGGTAAAAAAGAAAGAAAGGTGTTTTTTGCGGAATTTGCAAAAGAATATTTGAGGGAGTATTTAAAAGAAAGGTCTGACTTGGTTGGAAAGTTTAAAGGCCAAGTTCAAAAAGACGGCAAGGGAAAAATTAGAGATGCTCTTTTTATAAATCAAAAGGCTCAACCCTTAACAAGCAGGGGAATTCGGTATATAATAAACAGATATGTTGAGTTATCTCCCGAATTAAAACATCTTTCACCCCATGCTTTTAGGCATAGCTTTGCATCGACATTGATTACACGCGGAGCAGATATAAGGGTTGTACAGGAATTGCTTGGACACGAAAGTGTTTCGACCACGCAAAGATATACGCATATTACGGCTGAGCAGCTTCAAAATTTATATAAGACTGCTCATCCTCATTCATAGATAGGAGTTTTAGATGAGTCAAAAAATAAGAAGTACTACGGTGATTGCGGTAAGAAAAGACGGGAAAATTGTTATGGCCGGAGACGGACAGGTAACCATGGGCGAAACCGTTATGAAGGGAAATGCCCGAAAGGTAAGAAAAATTTATGACGGAAAAATTATAACGGGCTTTGCCGGAGCAACGGCCGATGCCTTTACTCTTTTGGAAAAATTTGAAATCAGGGTAAAAGAATTTTCAGGAGACCTTACCAGAGCTGCGGTAGAGCTTGCAAAAGATTGGCGCACCGATAAGATGCTCAAAAACTTGCAGGCCCTCTTACTTGTGGCTGACGCAAAGACTACTCTTTTAATTTCGGGAAACGGAGATGTTATAGAGCCTGAAGAAGATGTACTTGCAATAGGCTCCGGAGGAAATTATGCTTATGCTTCTGCTTTGGCTTTGATGCAAAACACAAACCTTTCTGCCCGTGAAATTGCGGAAAAGAGTTTACAGATTGCAGGAAAGATATGTATTTACACAAACGGAAAGATAGTTATGGAGGAAATATAATGAACGAAGAATTAAAAGATTTGACACCTAAACAAACTGTTGCAGAACTGGATAAATATATCATAGGACAAAACAAGGCGAAAAGAGCCGTTGCTATTGCTCTTCGTAACAGAATGCGACGTCTCAAACTTCCCGAAGAAATCAGAGATGAAATAGCTCCTAAAAATATTTTGATGATAGGGCCTACGGGTGTAGGTAAAACCGAAATTGCAAGACGGCTTGCAAAATTGTCGGGAGCTCCTTTTTTAAAGGTAGAAGCTACAAAGTACACTGAAGTGGGTTACGTAGGCCGCGATGTCGAATCTATGATCAGGGATTTGATGGCTGTCGGCTACACAATGGTTAAAAGCGAAATGCAGGAAAAACTAAAAGAGCAAGCAGAAAAAAATACTGAGGAATCTTTATTGGATTTGCTTTTGCCCGGTTCAAATAAAAAGAAAACTGCAGCTGCCTCTCAGCCGCAAGATGTTTCTCAAGTCTCTGCCGGAACAACGATAATCCTTCCAAGTATGAGTTCTACGGCTCCTGTTGAAGAGCATAAGGCTCAAAATGAAAACGATATGAGCGGCACAAGGGAAAAATTCCGCGTAATGCTCCGCGAAAAGAAACTCGAAGATAAGATGGTTGAGGTTACTATTTCTCCTTCCATGGGAACTCCCACATTCGAGTTTTTTGCAGGCGGTTCAAATATGGAAGATATTGAATCTGCAATGTCTAATATTTCCAGTATGCTCATGGGCGGAGCAAAATCGAAACGCAAAAACGTAAGCGTAAAAGAAGCCCGCGAAATTATAATGGCCGAACAGCTTGACCGAATGGTAGATCATGATAAGGTAACGGACGAGGCAAAGCAAAGGGTCGAGCAGATGGGAATTATATTTATTGACGAAATCGATAAGGTCGCTTCCCGTTCGGATCGAGGAGGCGGGCCCGATGTTTCGCGAGAGGGTGTTCAGCGCGATATTCTTCCCATAGTTGAAGGCTCTAAGGTTTCCACTAAGTACGGCGTTGTCGATACCCGTCACATTCTTTTTATAGCAGCAGGAGCTTTTAGCGTATCAAAGCCGAGCGATTTAATCCCTGAATTTCAAGGACGCTTTCCCTTGCGCGTAGAGCTTGAAGCCTTGCATGCAGAAGATTTTAAACGCATTCTCCTCGAACCTAAAAATGCTTTGACCAAACAGTATGCAGAGCTTTTGGAAACCGAAGGTGTAAAAATAGAATTTTTAGATGAAGCCATTGATAGGATGAGTTTTTTGGCTGCCGATGTAAACAGCAAAAACGAAAACATTGGGGCCAGAAGGCTCCATACGATTATGGAAATGCTTTTAGAAGATATTTCGTTTAATGCAAGCGAAATGGGAGGCGAAACGGTAAAAATCGATGTAGCCTATGTGGATGAAAGGTTAAAAGATATAGTACAGGATCAGGATTTATCCCGATATATTCTATAATATGGTTAAGGGGTATTTAAAATTTGCCGAAAATATCCTTAGGAGTGAATTATGGGTTTTAATAGTTTTTTAAGAACAACGGATATACTGCACAGAGCCTTGGATGTAAACTCTTTACGCTATACCGTTACATCAAATAACCTTGCAAATTCGGATGTTCCTAATTTTAAGAGGACTGAGGTAAATTTTGAATCGGAGTTAAAAAGAGCCTTTGATTCGGAAAAAAATGCAAAAGGAGCTTTTCAGCTTGCAACGACTCATCCCTTGCATATAAAATCAAATGAGCCTATAGATTATAAAACGGTTGAGCCTGTGCGTGTTTTGGATTATTTGACTGCCGAAAAAGCAAACGGAAATAATGTAAACCCTGAAGATGAAGCTATGAAGGTATTAAAGATTCAAATGCAGTATCAGCTTTTAAGTATGATGGCAGGTTTTCAGTACAATCAGGTACAATCGGTTTTAAAGTAGAATAAGGAATCGGAGGAAAAAATATGGGATTGTTTACGAGTATAAATATTGCAGCTACGGGAATGGGTGTAGAGCGTCTTAGAACCGATGTAATATCAAACAATATTGCAAACGCTTCAAGCTTGGAAACCCAAGAAGGCGGTCCTTTTAAAAGAAGCCGTGTAATAGTCGGCCAAAAGAAAAGCGGTATCGACTGGCAGACTCCTTTTACTCCTCAAAATATAGAAAGGGGAGTAGGTGAGGGCGTTAAAGTTCTTTCGATAGAAAAAGATACTTCCGATACCCGTTGGGTTTATGATCCGACCCATCCTAAGGCTTTAAAGTACGGCCCTAAGGAAGGATATGTAGAGTATCCGAATGTAAACATAGTTACCGAAATGGTAGATTTAATTTCGGCTTCAAGAGCTTATGAGGCAAACCTTGCCGTTGTAAACGGTGCAAAGGATATGTTCCAAAGAGCCTTGGATATTGCAAGATAAAATGAACGATAAAATATTTTAGTGGGAGGAAAAAATGATAAACGCTGTAAATGTTGCAAATGTAAATTCGGTACCGGGACTTTTGGATGTTCCGAAAATTAATGCTGTTGTTACCGATAATTTTAGAGCCAAAATGGTCTCAAATACCGACATGATTGAGCTTGCTTCAAATAAAGAAGCTGCAAGTTTTGAACAGACAATTTTAAAAGCATTCGACAGCATGAATGCAAAGCAAACAAACATGGACAAGTTGGGAGAACAAATGATTGTCGATCCCGAATCTGTCGATGTTCATGATATAACGATGGGAATGGCCGAAGCAAGTTTGTCGCTTAAATTGGCGCAAACCATAATCGACCGTTTAGTAAAAACTTGGAATGATATTACTACAACGAGATAAAAAATAGCCTCGCAAGACTTTTAACTTAAAGTCTTGCAAAGCTCGTTCAGTACATGGGGGGAAACATGAACGAAAAGTTTAACAATCTAAAAACAAAGTTTGGGACGCTTTGGGGAAAATGGACAAAGCTCCAAAAAGGAATCATCATCGGGGTAATTGTACTTGCTCTGGTGCTGATTGTAGTTCTCGGTAGATGGTCTTCAAAACCGACATCGGTACCCGTAATAGACATGGCGATAACCGATGTTGATCTGCGTGATAGAATTATCTTGCGCATTAATGAAGAAAATGTAAAAACTACAATCTCTTCCGAAGGTATAATCTCTGTTGCAGATGAAGCAACAGCCAGAAGGATGAGGACTATCTTGTTGCGTGAGGATTTGATACCCAAGAATACAAGCCCTTGGGCCTTCTTTGATGTTGAGCGTTATTCGCGTACCGATTTTGAGCGCGAGATTGATGTACGCCGTGCAATTACCGAGGAAGTCAAGAGACACTTAAAAGCATTGGATGATATTGATGATGCCAATGTTGTCGTCAGAATACCTGAAAAGGCCTTATTTGAATCGGAGCAACTTCCTGCAACTGCGACTGTTGTTATTACTCCTGCACCCGGAAGCGATATTTCAACCAATCGAAAAAAAATAGAGGGTATTCAAAAGATGCTCAGGCTTGCGGTTCCGGGATTAAAAAATGAAGATATTACGATAAGCGATGCTTCCGGAATTCCTTTAAACGATTTTGAAATCATGAAAGATGCCGACCGCTTAACCTTAATTGAAAAGCAGCAAAAGTTTATTGCTAAACTTGAAAGGCAATACGGGGCAAATATATTGACTCCTTTACAAAAAATATACGGTGAAGACAGAGTTAGAGATATAAACGTTAAAATTGATATGGATATGTCTGAACGTTCTGCCGATACAACCGAAATTCGCCCTACAGTTATCAAAGAAGATAATCCCGAGACTTCTTATGATGATTCTCAAGTAGTTCAATCGGTTACGGTAAGTTCGGAAAATGCAACGACTATCTGGGAAGGAAGCGGAATAAATCCTCAAGGGACTACGGGAACCGAGGGACAAACTCCTCCTTCTTATCAAGATACAAGAAATTTAGTGGGACGCTCGACTCAGACCATCACAAAGGAAAACCATCTTGTAAGTTCAAGCCAGATAAAGGAAGTCTTCCTTCCAAAAATGGGAAGAAGAACCGTATCGGTAAACATTGACGGTGTTTGGGAAAAGAAAAAAGATGTTAACGGAAAATATATTATTAAAAACGGTGTGATTGAAAGAGAATATAAACCTCTTTCTTCTGAAGAAATAAAGCAGGCCGAAAAAATAATTAAAGATGCCATAGGATTTGATGCAAGCCGAAAAGATTCCGTAAGTGTCGTAAATGTTAAGGTTGATAGAACTTCTCAGTTTGAACTGGAAGATAAGGAATATTTTAAGGCTTTGCAAAGACAAACCATATTCTTACTTTCGTTAGCAGGAATAGCATTAATATTGCTCTTCTTTATATTGTATAGAATCATAAGCCGAGAATATGAAAGAAGAAAAAGGCTCCGCGAAGAAGAGCTTCTGCGTCAGGCACAGTTGGAGCGTGAAAGAATGTTGTATGATCAGCAAATGGCTGATGCCGATGTTTCAATGACGGTTGAAGAGCGAAGACGTCAGGAGCTTCAAGAAAATGCTATCAATATGGCTAGGGAACATCCTGAAGATGTTGCTCTCTTAATTAGAACTTGGCTCATGGAGGAATAATATGGCTGTAGCACCTGCAAAAGAAAGAGGCAGTTCAAAAAAAGGTAAGGATATTAATTCTCTTACCGGAAGACAAAAGGCTGCAATATTCTTAGTATCTCTCGGAGGCGAAATCTCCGCTAAGATAATGGAAAGGCTTCGTGAAGATGAAGTCGAAAAAATAGTTTTTGAAATTGCAAGAACTGAAAGTGTTGAAGCCGAATTAAAAGATGCCGTTCTCCAAGAGTTTCAGGATTTAATGGCGGCTCAAAACTTTATAACAACCGGCGGTATAGACTATGCAAGGGATGTTCTGGAAAAAACTTTCGGCAGTCAAAAAGCTATCGAAATAATAAACAGACTCACGAGTTCTCTCCAAGTTCGTCCTTTTGATTTTATTCGAAGAACGGATCCTGCGCACTTATTGAACTTCATTCAGCAAGAGCATCCGCAGACAATAGCTTTGATCCTTGCCTACCTTGAGCCGCAAAAAGCATCGGTGATTTTGCAAAATCTTCCCGATGAAATTCAAAGCGATGTAGCAAGACGCGTTGCAACCATGGATACAACTTCCCCCGATGTTCTCCGTGAAGTTGAACGCGTTTTGGAAAAGAAACTGTCTACTGTTTCAAGTGAAGACTATACTGCAGCGGGCGGTGTCGACAGCATCGTTGAGATTCTTAACCTTGTTGACCGTTCTTCTGAAAAATCCATTATCGAATCTCTTGAAGACGAAGATCCCGACTTGGCAGAAGAAATCAAGAAGAAGATGTTCGTATTCGAAGACATTGTTATGCTTGACGATAGATCCATCAGTAAGGTTCTGCGCGAAGTTAATAACGATGAAATGGCTAAAGCTCTTAAACAGGTTGATGCCGAAGTTCAAGATAAGATATTTAGGAATATGTCTAAGCGTGCAGGTGCCATGCTCCGCGATGAAATGGAATACATGGGACCGATACGTGTTAAAGATGTTGAAGAAGCTCAGCAGAAGATTGTTTCGATTATCAGACACTTGGAGGATAAGGGTGAAATTGTTATCGCCAGATCCGAAGAGGATGAATTGGTATAAAATAAAACGGAGAATTGCTTATGGCTAAGACTATTTTTAGAGGCTTTGAGGTAAACAAAAACAATAACGATGTAGTGTTTTTACAGCTTAATAAAACTTTTCAAGAAGAACCTGAAGAAATTATTGAAGAAAAGGTTCCGGTTTATGAAGGTCCGACTGTTGAAGATTTAAAAAAAGAAGCTGAAGATTTTAAACTCGAATGGGAAAAGCAAAAAGAAAAAATGATTTCTGATGCTAAAGCTGAAGCCGATAAAATTATTAAAGATGCTCAAAATGCAGCCTTTGATGAGGTAAAAAGGCAGACAGATGAAGCTCAAGTTATTGCTCAAAATGCAAAAAAAGATGCTGAAGATATTATAGCCGAAGCCGAGCAAAAAGCCGGAGATATAATAGCCGATTCCGAAAAAAACAAAGATTCCGTAAACCGTGATGCTTATAAAGAAGGTTTTAACCGCGGCCGTGAAGAAGGTTTTAAAGAAGGAAATCTTGAAGTGCAACGCCTAACCGATCGTCTTCATACAATAATAAATAAGACAATGGATAGGCGTCAAGAAATTCTTTCTGAAACCGAGCAGCAAATAGTGGATCTTGTTCTTTTGATGACAAGAAAGGTTGTTAAAGTTATTTCCGAAAATCAGAGAAATGTTGTAGTTTCTAATGTCGTTCATGCTTTGCGAAAAGTAAAGGGCAGGGGAGACGTGGTTATACGCGTTAATCTTGCTGATGTGAAGATGACTACGGAGCACATCCAAAACTTTATATCTGCTGCAGAAAATATTAAAAATATTACGGTGGTTGAAGATTCTACTGTTGATCAAGGCGGATGTATCATTGAAACCGATTTTGGAGCAGTGGATGCACGCATAGCAAGTCAGCTTAACGAACTTGAGCAAAAGATTTTGGAAATATCTCCCATTAAAACAAAGATAAAGACCGGAAATATTTAAGGTGCCGATATGGTAGATCTGTTTGATAAATATACCAATGCTGTCTCAGAAACCGATCCGATAAAATTTACTGGACGTGTAGTCCGTGTTCATGATAAATTAATTGAAAGTGAAGGTCCTGTGGCTTCCGTAGGAGAGCTTTGCCAGATTATTACGGATGATAATCCTGATGGATTAAAGGCTGAGGTTGTAGGCTTAAACGGAACTATCGTTCAGCTGATGAGCTATACCGATGTTCAAGGTGTAAAAATAGGTGATCTTATTATTGCAAGCGGAGAAATTCTATCCGTCCCGGTTGGAAATGTTCTACTGGGCCGTGTTGTAGATGCTTTATGTAAATCTGCTGACGGTAAACCTGAGCCTTATTCGGCAAAAAGATATCCTGTTGTAGCTCCTCCTCCCGATGCTATGACCCGTAAGCCTATAAGACAAAGAATCGTTACCGGCATCCGTGCTATCGATAGTCTTTTGGCTGTGGGGCGCGGACAGCGCCTTGGAATTTTTGCAGGTACGGGAATCGGAAAGTCTACCTTGCTTGGAATGATAGCTCGAAACACAAATGCCGACGTAAATGTTATAGCTCTTATAGGAGAGCGCGGACGTGAAGTTTTGGATTTTATTGAGCATGACCTGGGACCTGAAGGTTTAAAACATTCGGTAATTGTAAGTGCAACCTCCGATCAAAGTGCTCTTGCAAGAATAAGAGGAGCATATACTGCTACGGCCATTGCAGAATACTTTAGAGATCAGGGCAAAGATGTTATGCTTCTTTTTGATTCGGTAACACGCTTTGCTATGGCACAAAGAGAGATAGGGCTTGCCATAGGAGAGCCTCCTGCAACTCGCGGATATACTCCCAGTGTTTTTAGTTCGCTTCCTAAACTGCTTGAAAGAAGCGGTACCTCCGAAAAAGGTTCCATTACAGGATTTTATACCGTATTAGTTGAAGGCGACGATATGAATGAGCCGATTTCGGATGCCGTACGAGGTATTTTAGACGGTCATATTGTATTGGATAGAAATCTTGCCGAGAGAGGACAATATCCAGCCGTTAATATTTTAAAAAGTATTTCCAGATTATCCAACAGAGTATCGGGACCGAACACAAAGAATGCATCAAAACGAATGCGTACATTATTAAAAGATTATACCGAATCCGAAGATATGATAAATCTCGGAGCTTATCAAAAAGGAAGCAGTGCAGCAATCGATGATGCTATAGAACATTATCCGCGTATTTATGATTTTTTAACACAAGAGGTGGATGATCCTGCAAAACTGAAAGATACATTACAAAAACTTTCGGATATTACGGGTATTGATATTCCTCCCGAAGAATTTGATGAAGCAGGATTAGGTGTTGGGGCCATAAAAAAATATGCTCAAAGTTCTGAGGCCTCCGCATTATATAAACCGGATCGAGAGGTTAATTAATGAAAAGGTTTGAGTTTCGGCTTGAAAAACTTTTGAACTTACGCGAATTTTATGAACATCAGGCAGAAATTGACTTGGCTCATGCTATTGCTCATAAAGATTATATAGATCTGCAATTAAAGCAGATTGCTAAGTTAAAAGTAAAAACAGGTACCGAATTTAATCCTGAGTCCGATAAAATTGATATAACCGATCTTCATAATGCCCAAAATTATATTATACTCTTAGATAAAAAAAAGGATGAATTATTAGAAAAACTAGTTCTTGCAGAACAAGTTATTGAAGAAAAAAGAAAGATTTACATTGAGGCTGCATCAAAACGCAAAGTGATTTCAAAATTAAAAGAAAAAAAACGGGAGCTATGGGAAAAAGAAAATATAAAAGCGGAAGAAACA is from Treponema denticola and encodes:
- the fliI gene encoding flagellar protein export ATPase FliI, with translation MVDLFDKYTNAVSETDPIKFTGRVVRVHDKLIESEGPVASVGELCQIITDDNPDGLKAEVVGLNGTIVQLMSYTDVQGVKIGDLIIASGEILSVPVGNVLLGRVVDALCKSADGKPEPYSAKRYPVVAPPPDAMTRKPIRQRIVTGIRAIDSLLAVGRGQRLGIFAGTGIGKSTLLGMIARNTNADVNVIALIGERGREVLDFIEHDLGPEGLKHSVIVSATSDQSALARIRGAYTATAIAEYFRDQGKDVMLLFDSVTRFAMAQREIGLAIGEPPATRGYTPSVFSSLPKLLERSGTSEKGSITGFYTVLVEGDDMNEPISDAVRGILDGHIVLDRNLAERGQYPAVNILKSISRLSNRVSGPNTKNASKRMRTLLKDYTESEDMINLGAYQKGSSAAIDDAIEHYPRIYDFLTQEVDDPAKLKDTLQKLSDITGIDIPPEEFDEAGLGVGAIKKYAQSSEASALYKPDREVN
- the flgB gene encoding flagellar basal body rod protein FlgB; its protein translation is MGFNSFLRTTDILHRALDVNSLRYTVTSNNLANSDVPNFKRTEVNFESELKRAFDSEKNAKGAFQLATTHPLHIKSNEPIDYKTVEPVRVLDYLTAEKANGNNVNPEDEAMKVLKIQMQYQLLSMMAGFQYNQVQSVLK
- the hslV gene encoding ATP-dependent protease subunit HslV codes for the protein MSQKIRSTTVIAVRKDGKIVMAGDGQVTMGETVMKGNARKVRKIYDGKIITGFAGATADAFTLLEKFEIRVKEFSGDLTRAAVELAKDWRTDKMLKNLQALLLVADAKTTLLISGNGDVIEPEEDVLAIGSGGNYAYASALALMQNTNLSAREIAEKSLQIAGKICIYTNGKIVMEEI
- the fliF gene encoding flagellar basal-body MS-ring/collar protein FliF, translating into MNEKFNNLKTKFGTLWGKWTKLQKGIIIGVIVLALVLIVVLGRWSSKPTSVPVIDMAITDVDLRDRIILRINEENVKTTISSEGIISVADEATARRMRTILLREDLIPKNTSPWAFFDVERYSRTDFEREIDVRRAITEEVKRHLKALDDIDDANVVVRIPEKALFESEQLPATATVVITPAPGSDISTNRKKIEGIQKMLRLAVPGLKNEDITISDASGIPLNDFEIMKDADRLTLIEKQQKFIAKLERQYGANILTPLQKIYGEDRVRDINVKIDMDMSERSADTTEIRPTVIKEDNPETSYDDSQVVQSVTVSSENATTIWEGSGINPQGTTGTEGQTPPSYQDTRNLVGRSTQTITKENHLVSSSQIKEVFLPKMGRRTVSVNIDGVWEKKKDVNGKYIIKNGVIEREYKPLSSEEIKQAEKIIKDAIGFDASRKDSVSVVNVKVDRTSQFELEDKEYFKALQRQTIFLLSLAGIALILLFFILYRIISREYERRKRLREEELLRQAQLERERMLYDQQMADADVSMTVEERRRQELQENAINMAREHPEDVALLIRTWLMEE
- the fliH gene encoding flagellar assembly protein FliH, producing the protein MAKTIFRGFEVNKNNNDVVFLQLNKTFQEEPEEIIEEKVPVYEGPTVEDLKKEAEDFKLEWEKQKEKMISDAKAEADKIIKDAQNAAFDEVKRQTDEAQVIAQNAKKDAEDIIAEAEQKAGDIIADSEKNKDSVNRDAYKEGFNRGREEGFKEGNLEVQRLTDRLHTIINKTMDRRQEILSETEQQIVDLVLLMTRKVVKVISENQRNVVVSNVVHALRKVKGRGDVVIRVNLADVKMTTEHIQNFISAAENIKNITVVEDSTVDQGGCIIETDFGAVDARIASQLNELEQKILEISPIKTKIKTGNI
- the fliE gene encoding flagellar hook-basal body complex protein FliE; the protein is MINAVNVANVNSVPGLLDVPKINAVVTDNFRAKMVSNTDMIELASNKEAASFEQTILKAFDSMNAKQTNMDKLGEQMIVDPESVDVHDITMGMAEASLSLKLAQTIIDRLVKTWNDITTTR
- the hslU gene encoding ATP-dependent protease ATPase subunit HslU produces the protein MNEELKDLTPKQTVAELDKYIIGQNKAKRAVAIALRNRMRRLKLPEEIRDEIAPKNILMIGPTGVGKTEIARRLAKLSGAPFLKVEATKYTEVGYVGRDVESMIRDLMAVGYTMVKSEMQEKLKEQAEKNTEESLLDLLLPGSNKKKTAAASQPQDVSQVSAGTTIILPSMSSTAPVEEHKAQNENDMSGTREKFRVMLREKKLEDKMVEVTISPSMGTPTFEFFAGGSNMEDIESAMSNISSMLMGGAKSKRKNVSVKEAREIIMAEQLDRMVDHDKVTDEAKQRVEQMGIIFIDEIDKVASRSDRGGGPDVSREGVQRDILPIVEGSKVSTKYGVVDTRHILFIAAGAFSVSKPSDLIPEFQGRFPLRVELEALHAEDFKRILLEPKNALTKQYAELLETEGVKIEFLDEAIDRMSFLAADVNSKNENIGARRLHTIMEMLLEDISFNASEMGGETVKIDVAYVDERLKDIVQDQDLSRYIL
- the flgC gene encoding flagellar basal body rod protein FlgC, encoding MGLFTSINIAATGMGVERLRTDVISNNIANASSLETQEGGPFKRSRVIVGQKKSGIDWQTPFTPQNIERGVGEGVKVLSIEKDTSDTRWVYDPTHPKALKYGPKEGYVEYPNVNIVTEMVDLISASRAYEANLAVVNGAKDMFQRALDIAR
- the fliG gene encoding flagellar motor switch protein FliG; protein product: MAVAPAKERGSSKKGKDINSLTGRQKAAIFLVSLGGEISAKIMERLREDEVEKIVFEIARTESVEAELKDAVLQEFQDLMAAQNFITTGGIDYARDVLEKTFGSQKAIEIINRLTSSLQVRPFDFIRRTDPAHLLNFIQQEHPQTIALILAYLEPQKASVILQNLPDEIQSDVARRVATMDTTSPDVLREVERVLEKKLSTVSSEDYTAAGGVDSIVEILNLVDRSSEKSIIESLEDEDPDLAEEIKKKMFVFEDIVMLDDRSISKVLREVNNDEMAKALKQVDAEVQDKIFRNMSKRAGAMLRDEMEYMGPIRVKDVEEAQQKIVSIIRHLEDKGEIVIARSEEDELV
- a CDS encoding tyrosine recombinase XerC, with protein sequence MNEVFESYLTYSAGVRQFTKATIDSYKNDLIIFEEWLKELDLNAFELKASDIRIFIAELADKKIAPASINRMMSTLRGFYKYALRFNLTKINPISSVRNLKLAQKLPVFMFPKQAQEFCKLPSNAGILWEIRDAALFASLYSTGCRVSELAGLDIKDLDKTLSYAIVFGKGKKERKVFFAEFAKEYLREYLKERSDLVGKFKGQVQKDGKGKIRDALFINQKAQPLTSRGIRYIINRYVELSPELKHLSPHAFRHSFASTLITRGADIRVVQELLGHESVSTTQRYTHITAEQLQNLYKTAHPHS
- the fliJ gene encoding flagellar export protein FliJ gives rise to the protein MKRFEFRLEKLLNLREFYEHQAEIDLAHAIAHKDYIDLQLKQIAKLKVKTGTEFNPESDKIDITDLHNAQNYIILLDKKKDELLEKLVLAEQVIEEKRKIYIEAASKRKVISKLKEKKRELWEKENIKAEETYIDDIVTYRFGQNKTIAVKRNN